TTATCGGGCTTTTTTTTGAGGGGTAGGGCATGGACGGTAATTTTATAGTCTTCGTTATTGTCCTGATTTGTTTTTGGACAATCTTTTTCGGGCGGGTTTGATATGCGTATATGTATAATCCTTGCTCTGTCTCTTTTGTTTTCAACTGCAAGTTATGCCGAGAGGTATTATTGGCGCGTAGCATTTCCCGAACCCTCCGCCACACAATATCCGTCTGCTGCTGCTGCATGTGCTGCTAACCATCAGTATTACGCGTCCGTTCATGGTGGCTCATATGCAGCGATTGAGCATGAAATAATTAAGAATTCGGAAACTGTTTGGACGTGTGAGACCTACGGGCTTAATAGGAACCCTTATAGCGGTCAGTTGGAGAGATATGGCAAGTGGAGCAACGCTGCTCAGCGATATGGTGATGGGTGCGAGGGGTTGGACTATGACCCGTTAACTGGCGGCTGTAAGGCTCCCTCGCAGTGCGAATCCAAGGCTGGCCAGAGCACCACTTGGTCAATGCTGCGCCCCGACCTTAACGGCCTTGGTCCTATCGAATATGGCTGTGAGGCTGGCTGCCGTATCGCTCTTGGTACGTCTGAATGCGCCCCGGTATCGGAAGGTGCTGAAACCGGCGTTTGCTGGGGCGTTGGCAGTTATACCGGCGCCGAATGTGAGCCCGGCGATAACCCTACCGGTGGCACGCCGCCGACCGATCCAACCGACCCAACTGACCCGACCGACCCGCCGCCAGATTGCGGCGACGATCATGTCTGGTCGGGCACTACCTGCGTGCCGAAGCCGCCGGAAGACTGCGACCCAAGCACCGGCGAAGTCTGCCCACCTGATGATGGAGACGGCGATGGCGACGGCGATGGTGACGGCGATGGCGACGGTGACGGTGATGGCGATGGCGATGGCGACGGCGATGGTGAATGTGATCCTGCTACCGATCCGGCTCAATGCGCTGGTAATGGCGGTGGCGACTGCGACCCTCTAACTGATCCTGATCAATGCAAGGGTAACGACGACGGCAAGCCATCCGTCCAGGGCGAAGGGTGCGACGCCGAACTCAAGTGTTCGGGCGACGTTATTCAATGCGCCATTCTGCGCAAACAAAAAGAGCAAGTTTGTTCCTGGGACTATGACAAGGCCAAGGATCAAATTGAACAGGCCGTTAATTCTCCTGAGTACGAACTTAATACTGAGACCATCAACCTGGGCAACTCATTCTCGGAGGGCGCTAACGGCTCGCGTTGGCTTAGTTCCGGTTGTCCTTCGCCTCGTTCTTTCTCTGTAATTGGTCGTTCTTATTCGCTGTCTTGGGAGCCTGTCTGTGACTTCGCGTCTTCGCTGTCGTACGTGATTGTTGCTATGGCTGGCTTGTTCTTCGCTGTTTATGTTGGTCGCGGTTTAGGAGGTCAGTGATATGCCTTTTGTTGCTATTTTCAGCTTTCTATCAACTATTGCCGGGCCGTTGGTTCGGCGCATTCTGACCGCCCTGGGCATCGGCATGCTGACGTTTGCCGGTTTTCAGGTTTCGGTTAATGCTGCGAAAACATATGTACAAAACAACTTTTCCGGGTTGCCGTCTGACGTTGTTCAGATTCTCGGCCTGCTCAAGTTCGATATTGCCGTGAATATCGTGTTTGCCGCTGTTATTACTCGCGCTGTAATCGCTGGTATGGACAAAGTAACGGGCGGCATTAGCAAGCTCGGTCCGGTCAAGTGAGGTGATGTATGTTTGTTCTTCGCACAGGCCTCCAGGGCAACGGCAAGACACTGAACACCATCAAGGAAGTCGACTTGAAAGCCGCCAAGGAAGGGCGTCAGGTCTACTATCACAACATTCGCGGTTTCAACCCTGGTGCGGAAGTGCTCCAGGCCGCCTGGGAAGAGTTCGACGATCCGTTGAAGTGGCACCTGCTGCCGCAGAACGCCATGATCGTCATCGACGAAGCTCAGACCTTTTTTCGTGTCCGCAAGGCTGGTTCTGCCGTTCCTGACTACGCCAGTGCTCTGGAAACGATGCGTCATCGTGGGCATGAGCTGCACTGCATCACGCAGAATCCCGGCCTGCTCGACAGTCACTTCCGCAAGCTCTGCAACTCGCATATCCACTACGTCCGCGGCCACAAGGGGAAGGTCGTCAAGCGCTGGGAGTTTGAGCGGGTCAATCCAGAGGTTGAGAAGCGGAACAACTTCACCGATGGCCAAGCCACCCGCATTCTGCTCGATAAGAAGTATTTCGGCGTGTACCAGTCCGTTGCCGAAGGTTCAGAGCATCACATGAAGTTCAAGCCGCCTCGGGCGCTGTTCGTCCTGGGCGCTGCGCTGCTGGTTGTCGCTGTCCTGGGCTACCGTGTTTATCAGAGCCGCATTGCCACTCCTGACGACGCAGGGGCGCCTGTAGCAGAGCAGGGCGCAGGTTCGTTCATTCCGTCTCTACCTGCACCTGTTGCCGATGGTTCATTGCAGCCTCTGACCGTTGAGGAATACGTCGATCTGCGCGTGCCCAGGCTGCCGGATGTTCCCAGCTCTGCGCCGATCTATGACGAACTCACGCGGCCTGTCACGTATCCGAAGCTCTCGTGCGTCAACTCCAGCAACTCCGAGATGGTCGCGAGGAACCATAAGCGCATGGTCATGGGCTACCGTGACGGCAAGGTCTACGGGTGTCGCTGCAACACGCAGCAAGGCACGCGTTACGACGTGTCGTTTGAGGCGTGCATGGCGTACGTGGAGAACGGTGCATTCGATCATGCGAAACCCGACCGGGATCAGTTGCAGGCCGTCGCAGGGACCGGGACGGGCGACGCAGGAGCCGGCACGGGCACAGCGATGGCCGGCTATCATTCCCGACCAGTTGAGCCTGTGAGAGTGACCGTGATTCCCGATAGCAGCCGTCAACCCCGAAAGACTCTGTGAGGCCATTTCCATGTTTGAACTCGATCACTTGGTTGTCGCTGGAATCATCATCCTCGCCACAGGCGTCTTCGTCCTAGGCTTCGCATAATGTGGTTTCGGGTTATGTTGAGCCGGTGCCGTGGGACTATCCCCGGCCACGGCATGCCCGCCAGGGCAAGGCGTAACATCACCCGGTATTATGCGAAGCGGTACCGTTTTGCTCGTCCAGGTCATCGAGGATCTGGCGAAAATGGTACCGAAATCTTTTGAGGTCTTGCGTTGATTTGGTACCATTTCCCCGATCGAGGATCTAACCTGGTTAAACGGAAAGGTACCAAAATGCTTATAAAATTCGACGCTGATCAAGACATGGTTGACCGCCTCAAGCTGCATACTGGCGAGCGCGTGGCCAGCAAGGCTTACAAGTTTGCTGCTGAGGACGTTCCCGATATGGCCGCTGAAATCCGCGACCTGCGCCGTATAGTCGAGGATCGTAACCTTGAGATTCGTCGTCTCAAGGTAGTGATTGAACAGGCCCGTTCTGCTGCCGCTTTGCTGCTCGAAAAGACTGGCCAGACCGACGCATTTAGCTGACTGGTCAAGTGCCGCGCCCCCGGCTCGTCGTGACAAGCTTCACCGTCGCGGCGAACGGAGGCACGGGCGAAGCGCACACTTGAACACCCCTCGACCCTCGTACTCTCCGCCTGGGGTGCAGGGAGAGCTTTACCCCCTGCATCCCTGGCCTCGCCGAGAGTCCCCGAAGGGCCCCCGGAGGGTGCTTTAGCGCCTTCTCGGGCTGCGCCGAGGTGGCGGCAAAGTCGGGTATAGGTGATACCCGACTTTTCTCCCATTTTGGGAATTCCTCAGTCCTTCCCTAGTACCTTCTCGCGGTACTCCAGCACGTCCTTGGTTGTCAGGTCTTTCAGGTGCTTCCAAAGCACAGCGTTGACTAAATCGGCCTCTGCCACGTCTTCGCGGGTCTCCACGATCATGTTGATTCGGCGCTCTTTGATCACGTCGACGAATTCGTCTCTGACGCGGTAGGGCTTGGTCACGTTGCTCATTTCCTGTCGTGCCTCTGGTGGTGGTTATCTTGTCACGTGTTGCTCTGTAACGCGTAACAGCGTATAAGTTCCCTGAACCTGTAACGCGTTACGCTGAAACGGATAGCCGGATGATCGATTGGATAGCCGCCATCATTGAGCTTCACCACGCGCCCTTGCGGAGCGGTGAGGTTATTTGCGTCGAGGCTGACGGCTCTGTGGCCTGGTCTACTCCTCGCAAAATGCTGGTTCGCGGTTCCCATGAATCAACGATCCATGTCCGCAGCATAGGCGGCGACGGCAAGGGTAATGCCACCCACCTGTATCTCGATGGCAATCCTTCCAAGTGGCTCCAGGGCCATAACCTCGTCGGCTCTGATGATCTGCTTGCCCTGGTCTTCGATGCTTTTACTCGCCTGGTTGCTGTTCTTGGTTTGACTCCGAATGATTTTGAAGTTCGAAAGGTGAGGGTAGGGGAGTATCGAATAACTCGGGTTGACTATAACCGTATGTTCGAACTTCCAAGCCGCGCAGATGTTCGCGCCTGGCTCCGCGCCGGTGAATTCAAGTGTAAGTCACGCCATGGGCGTCCTGTTGCGAACAGGGGCACACTTACTTTCGGTAAGGGTTCGTCGCACTGGTCTGTCGTTTGTTATTGCAAAGCTGATGAAATTAACGCGGGCGGCTCTCACCGACTTCCAGAGGAACTGCATCAGTTCACTGAAATTTATGACTGGCTCGACAATAAGCTTCGTGTCGAGCTTCGTTTACGCAGCAAGAAGCTTAAAGCGCTTGGCTTTGAAACGGCCAAAACACTTACCCCGGCGGCTTTATGGGCTCTGTACCGCCAGTTTATAGGGGAACTTGATATGTCAGAGCAAATTGAACTCAATTCTGAGCAACTCCTTGAGCTTCCTACTAAGGTGCGAGGTACTTATGCCCTTTGGAAACAAGGTCATGACTTGCGGGAAATGATGCCCAACGGTACATATTACCGTCACCGTGATGTTCTCATGGGTTTCGGTATTGATATCAATATTCGCTGTGATCGTCGCGACGACAGTAACGTTATTCCGATGATCCGCGTTATTGAAGCCGCCCCCGCCAAAATTCCTTCGTTCTTTTTTGAGAAGGGTCTTGTCCAT
The sequence above is drawn from the Pseudomonas sp. Z8(2022) genome and encodes:
- a CDS encoding DUF2523 domain-containing protein; the encoded protein is MPFVAIFSFLSTIAGPLVRRILTALGIGMLTFAGFQVSVNAAKTYVQNNFSGLPSDVVQILGLLKFDIAVNIVFAAVITRAVIAGMDKVTGGISKLGPVK
- a CDS encoding virulence factor TspB C-terminal domain-related protein — encoded protein: MLRPDLNGLGPIEYGCEAGCRIALGTSECAPVSEGAETGVCWGVGSYTGAECEPGDNPTGGTPPTDPTDPTDPTDPPPDCGDDHVWSGTTCVPKPPEDCDPSTGEVCPPDDGDGDGDGDGDGDGDGDGDGDGDGDGDGECDPATDPAQCAGNGGGDCDPLTDPDQCKGNDDGKPSVQGEGCDAELKCSGDVIQCAILRKQKEQVCSWDYDKAKDQIEQAVNSPEYELNTETINLGNSFSEGANGSRWLSSGCPSPRSFSVIGRSYSLSWEPVCDFASSLSYVIVAMAGLFFAVYVGRGLGGQ
- a CDS encoding phage/plasmid replication protein, II/X family; the protein is MIDWIAAIIELHHAPLRSGEVICVEADGSVAWSTPRKMLVRGSHESTIHVRSIGGDGKGNATHLYLDGNPSKWLQGHNLVGSDDLLALVFDAFTRLVAVLGLTPNDFEVRKVRVGEYRITRVDYNRMFELPSRADVRAWLRAGEFKCKSRHGRPVANRGTLTFGKGSSHWSVVCYCKADEINAGGSHRLPEELHQFTEIYDWLDNKLRVELRLRSKKLKALGFETAKTLTPAALWALYRQFIGELDMSEQIELNSEQLLELPTKVRGTYALWKQGHDLREMMPNGTYYRHRDVLMGFGIDINIRCDRRDDSNVIPMIRVIEAAPAKIPSFFFEKGLVHHSTRRVG
- a CDS encoding zonular occludens toxin domain-containing protein, with product MFVLRTGLQGNGKTLNTIKEVDLKAAKEGRQVYYHNIRGFNPGAEVLQAAWEEFDDPLKWHLLPQNAMIVIDEAQTFFRVRKAGSAVPDYASALETMRHRGHELHCITQNPGLLDSHFRKLCNSHIHYVRGHKGKVVKRWEFERVNPEVEKRNNFTDGQATRILLDKKYFGVYQSVAEGSEHHMKFKPPRALFVLGAALLVVAVLGYRVYQSRIATPDDAGAPVAEQGAGSFIPSLPAPVADGSLQPLTVEEYVDLRVPRLPDVPSSAPIYDELTRPVTYPKLSCVNSSNSEMVARNHKRMVMGYRDGKVYGCRCNTQQGTRYDVSFEACMAYVENGAFDHAKPDRDQLQAVAGTGTGDAGAGTGTAMAGYHSRPVEPVRVTVIPDSSRQPRKTL